CATACTGGCGCGCCTAGACAGGGTCACGCGACCAAGGCCGGCGACATCAGGAGGCCTCACCAACGGCCGTATAGGGCACACATTAATATTTGGACACACATATGTCGTGTGTAACGTGTTTGTAGGGGAGTAAACGTGCTGTGTTGGCGATATGAGCCACCCGAAGGCTGAATAGGCTGCCGATGCCTCCGCGGCGCGGCGCGCAAGCATATCGATTACGAAGTCGGCATTACTGGCGTCAAGATGGACAACGAATGCCCGATATGCCTCGATGTTATCACTCCGCTGAGTGAAAAGAAGATGCTGGTGTCGAAGGTTTGCGATCACAAGATGTAGGTCTCCGTGCTTCATGCTGGCAACCCCGCTTATTTGGTGGCCTGTGTTCGCAGTTGTTCATGACGTTTCGATTGCGTATTCGCTAATTGCTGATCAGATGCGACGTATGTGCGGAGCGACAGCGTAGGTTAACGTCTTGAAGTCGCTCAAAGCCACCAGTATCATCCCAAGTCGGCCAGGCGCAGTGCGCCATCTGCCGGTGCCACATAAGCAGGGCTTCCTTCGCCCCGTTCGACATTACGCAGGCGTATTACAGCGCGCTCAGGGATGCGCGCAAGCGCGTTCTGCAGGTGTAAGTTCGCCGGGCGCGGAGAATACTCCAGCAGGTACAACGACACCCGAAGCAACTTCAAGGACACGCCGGAGTACAACAAGTTTCTCGAGGAGAGGGAAGAGATGATAAACACGCTGGCTGCGGGTAGGAACGACCTGCGGTGGGAGAAGGTGGAGACGGAATTGAAGAACTATGAGCGCCAACAGGCATCGCGCATATCGGAGAATATAGTAGCGCAGGTTTGAACGGCTGTGAGCGAACTCATGCAGTGTAGCAAAATGAACTGCGTAAGCGCGTCAAATACATCGTGGAAACCGAAAAGACCTTCTACGAGATGGTGGACAAGGGCGCGCCATTCAACCTGTGGAAGGTCGAAGATCTGGTCCACACCCTGCAGCGCACTCACGCCTCCTTCTTCGCCGAAGACAAGGAAGTCACCTCGTCGACAGGCGAATGCAAAGTAAGCTGATAAATGCGGATCTCCACTATCTGCAGCCTCTCAACGCCGCGATAAGAAACGACACCGACATCCCACGACGAATGCTGGCCTCCAGGTGAGCGGCGGTTGGCGAGGGAAACCGACAGACATGTGCAGGGATGAGGTTCTGGCGTGTGATATCGCAGGAGGGTACAACACAGCGCTGGTTGCGGAGCGTTGTCAGATGCAAGTGGATCTAATGCTGCTCTGGAACTTAGTATAGGTGACACGGCGATCCAGCCACTAGCGGCGTGAGATCCCACACCAAACAGACACAAAATGCAGCACGATACATACAATATACAAGCAGTTACGTAGACGCAATGACCTACATAAGCCTGGGCGAATTCGACGACTACCCCGCCGCCGAGTCGTTCACACGAGCTCCTTTGGATGAGTATAAAGGGGCCGACCATATAGAAACCGAGTGCTCTAAAACCCGGATGTGCAAAAATGTGATCGAACAATTTTGCGTACAATCATCGGCCCATCAGCTGCAATGGAAGGTTGAGAAGGTCAAAGTCGACACGCAATCCAGCACATCGCACGGAAATCAAGCAAATAAAACGCTTGCGGTTGATCCTAAAATGCTGCAACATACGGGAACGCTCTACACGTTGTGGTAGGTCCACGCCATGCAACCGTACACCTTCCTCAGCTACACACCCGCCTACTGGCCGAGAGCCTCCCCGAAAGTCCGAGCCACGGGCAAAGGTGCCATCGCAAAAACACCGCACTAACGTGAATACTTCTTACCCACTGTAGCTCTGCCATATAAAAACACGCACTGTGGAAGGCGCGATGCTGTCTAATGAGCCACGCCGGACGACAGACGCCACCGCTGCGGGCATATGTTAGCCCGAAAGCACGCAGTATCGCAAATGACGGCCTGACGCGCAACTCTGGGGGAGGGAAGAAGGATGGATATGCTAGATCAGGACTCGGAGGCGTGCCTCGAGTGGTTCCGTCCGTGGCTCGAGTCAATAGCTGCGTCCGAGTCACCGCGGTCTTCAACGTGGGACGAAAACATTCCGCACTACACAAAGCTCCAAAACGCCGCCTCCTTGAACGAGATAGCGATAGAACTGTATCACGAGATACACAAAGGCGACCTTTCTCTGCAGGAGCTCACCCAGCATATTGGACAAATAGGCGATGTGCTTAACCAAGTGGACCTCAGGCAGCTCGCCACCCAGCCGAAGTCGCGCAGTAACAAGATGCTCACGGCATTCCTCGACTCCTCTGACATATCGGATGCGCTGCAGGAGTGCCACCAGCAGGATTCTTACGCGTACGTATACCTGCTGGTGAGGCTGCTGTACGAGGTGTTGCTGTACACCAAGTCAACTTCCGTGAGACTCTTCTGTTTCTATCAAATCGTAAGGAACACGAAGGTCATGCGTATTCTCTTCGGGCTCTTCACGCGTGAAGTTTGCATAAGGGGTGCGGAGGGGTACGTTGAGGGCAAAACTCCCGCCGTGGTTGACGCGCTCGACACCATAGGGCAGCTGCCCCGGCAATTCTCTGTCAACGTGATGGACACTATACTTATGCAAATGCTGGAGGCGCACGATATAAACCTTAAGGTATGTGGGTTCGAACTGCTGAAGCTTTGTCCACGCATCGTTGCCTGTAatccgcagctgctgggcgAGCTTCGGGACGCGCTGGTCGGGCCTGTTGATGATTTCGCCACCAAATCTGCCGTAGCGCTGATCGGTGTGCTGGAATACGTCCCAAAGGAGGTTGCGCAGATATTTTTGAGATGCAGCCACGAGCACACTCTTGCGGTAGAGTGCAGCCCCCAACGGGTACAGTCATTTTGCTGCGTCGCGCTTGGGTGCCGTCTTcaaccactctacaaaaCGGCGTTTCGCATGTGTTGGAACATCTGGATCCACATCGAATCGTGTAGGGAGCAGCGGCAGACGTCGGAGACGCTTATCGTTCGTGAATCGCAATTCTACTTGATGCTGACCAGCACGATTCTCTGTCTGGACCGTCCAGATTTGGAGATGCGACAGAGACGAAGGCTGGAGTCGCTTTTTTACGACCAGAGGGAACGGGAATCCGGCATGGAAGTGGCACTCTGTCTCAACCTACTCTACAAACACTACGCAGATGTCAAAGAGCTAACCAAGCTATGTAAAATGGAAGTCAAAGGGACCAACGTTTATAAGGATATGAACTGTATTCTATTCAAGATGATCATTCGGCAGTTCAAGGAAAGTAAGAGCTCGAAGACATTCGTGAACGCTGTTGCCCTATTCGAGTCTTTGGTGTTCACAGACGCCGCCAACATTAAACTGCTACGTGATATCAAAGACGCGTTCAAGCATTTGAAGGCAAACTATTCGGAGTACATGCTACGCATCTTGCGAGTAGCTGCCACGCAGTACCCCGCCCTCACCGGCGAACTGAGTTACCTCCAAACGATAGTCTTGCGGATGATGGCAAACATCATCAAAATGTGCTACGTCGTCGAACCACAAAAGTTGGCCAGAATGATGCCCGAAATCAAGGAAGTTGTTGAACTCACCGATCTGAGGTTCCTCTTCAAGCCGCTGCTCTCTACGGAAGATTTCGGTACATTGGACGACGGACTAACGGCGACGCAGGTGAACCTTTGGGTGGGCACCTTGTACGACTTGACCCACATAAAGCCTCCAAAGATACACAACTTCGTAACTGTGCCTGTGACCATCGATTTGTTGACAGGGAAGCTGAGAAACGTCGGTGAGACGGGTCCGGTGAGGGTCACCGTCATAACGAAAAAGgacggcttcaactccagCGTACTGCATGGGCACGTTCGCTCGTTGTTTGTAGATGGCTTTGAAAGAATCGGCAGCGGGGGTGTAATGGGTCTGGCAATAAACCTCGCCTTGAGGCTTGGGTTATATGACGAAGCGGCAAACTATCTCAGGCAGCTGGAGCTGTGGACGAGCGAAACGCTGCTGTGGTTTCATGCGCTGCACTTATACGCCAAAGCGGAGATAGAATCCGACGAAATCAAAGCCGTGCAGCTGCGAGTGCAGTGCTTGGATGCCTTGGAGACATACAGTCACCAGTGCACTTCGTGGGCAGTGGGCGATTCCAAAAACGATGTGATGGCACCGGAACTGAATTACAACGTCCCGGGCCTAGTGACACACGTTTGGTGTGTCCTCAGACTTGTGTTTCAGGTGGCTGTCGGCCACCTGCAGCAAGCGCTAAACGAAAGCCCCTATGGCCCAACAGCACTGGCACCCGTGTTCGTCGGATTATTCGGTCACTTCAAGACGCTCAGATGGGCATTCCGAGATCTATGTTGCGAAACCACACACATTTTACAGGTCTACGAGGGTCTCTGCATCCTGCTCCACGCCATCTGCTCGGTGGAACCGGCGCCGGAGGTTAAAAAGGAGGAAGCCGGAAGTCAAAATCCGGAGGACTCACAACACAACACAGATCCGGATGAAGCACTGAGGAACTACATAACGAACCTATTCTCCGAAGACGATGTCCACATGCCCGAAACCTTCGCAATTGTGGAACTTATCGACCCGGCGATACGGGCTCAACTCTATGCGGCGCCCGCCATAATGGCGGCCCACAAAACCCTCATCGGCGCTGTGACGAAACCATGCAGCGACGTCGCTGCGGCGAAGGTGGAACCGGCGGTGCCACAGGTGATGCCAACACACGTGTCTCAGCTGTCCCTCGAGAGCGTCCTGAAAGAGTTCGTCCTGTTCTCTCGTGTGCGCACCAACAAAGAGAAAAACAGCACTAGGAAATCGACCGTTTCCGATGATTCTAACGCGGTTGCGGCAACGCAGTGCGACGCATTCGTCTCATACTTGTCGAGGGATATGGACCCCCTGGCGCCGTTGCTACTTCTTGCCAAGACGTGCGACACACATAACAAGAACGCAAAGGCTGTtgaggagctgctgaaAGCTATAAGAGCCCTCCAGCTGCCAATGCCGGTGGGGGTCATCAAAACGTTCCCCCTCCCCTTCGCGGCCTTGACAGCACTGGTGGTATACGAGGTAGGTCAGAACACCGTCATTATATTGTTACGCAGCAACGTTCCGGCGACGGCCCAGCGGCCGTACACATACAAGGGTCAATGCGTAACGTAGGTGTGAACGTAGTGGAGTAACAACGCTGCAGTGTGCTTGCCGGGTGGCGTGGATCAAGATAAAGCTCGAGGTGCTCGACGATGGTGCCAGCAGCCCCGTGATATTTAGAAAAAGGTTCAAAATGCATCGCAACGTTATAGACAAGTATGTACACCTGTACTTGGATCTACAATACGTCGAAGCGCTCAGCTTCAGCTGTCTGCCGCTGAACAGTGGCGGCTACCCCTGCGGCGTGCCCACACATTTCAGGCCGACGTTGCGGGAGATACCTACCTGATTCCAGGCACCCACACACTGTTCCAGTAATGTATCGCAAACACATCGCTACGATCCCTATGATATAGAGCGGCAGCCGTAGGAATCACGTTAGTACCGTCCGGGGCAGCAAATAGAATCACCTACGATGACAGAGGCGTGGATACGAGATTTATAGCGGAACACATCATCGGCAGGAATATAGCTGGTGAGCAGGCGAACTGTCCTTCCACCGATTGCGCGCGGCGATAGCTGAAGACAAGATGGATGACGCGCTGAGTATGTTCGACGCCTTCGCGGCCGCTACCACCAACAAGGTCTCCGACTATGAAAACGAGGGGTTCGCCAAGGCTCCAAAGTTCGTGGATGCTGCCCAGCACCGGCTGGCTGCGCAGGTCGTCCTGGAGAAGCTTCCCGGTGGCAAGAACTGCACTCACCATAGGCTGAAGCCAGCGAACTATGAGATCCCGGATCAGCCCACGGGGGAGCCTGCGCGCACGTATCCCTTCACGCTTGACGAGTTCCAGAAGAAGTCCATTGACTGTCTGGAGCGAGGGGAAAGTGTCCTTGTCTGTGCCCACACCTCCGCCGGAAAGACGGCCGTGGCCGAGTACGCCATTGCAATGGGCCTCCGCGACAAGAGGCGCATCATATACACGAGCCCTATCAAGGCCCTGAGCAACCAGAAGTACCGGAACTTGTGCGACGAGTTCGTCGACGTCGGGCTGATGACGGGAGACGTGACGCTGAACCCCGACGCCTCCGTCATGGTCATGACCACCGAGATTCTGAGGTCCATGTTGTACAGAGGCAGCGAAATCGTGCAGGAAATGAAGTGGGTTATTTTCGACGAGGTGCACTACATGCGCGACGCCGAAAGAGGTGTCGTCTGGGAGGAGACCATCATCCTCATACCCCAAAAGGTGCACCTGGTGTTCCTGTCAGCAACGATACCCAATTCTATCGAGTTCGCCGAGTGGATCTGCAGAATCAAGAACATGCCGTGCAACGTCATTTCCACGGATTACCGTCCCACTCCTCTGCAGCACTACATATATGCGCCGCAGTCAAACGGGGTCTACCTCGTCGTGGATGATTCTGGCAGGTTCAGGCAGGATGCGTTCCTGAAAGCTGTAAGCACGCTGGACTCCGTGGAGGAGGGCAGGCGCAAAAGGGGCCGCAACACGAAGGACATCGAGTCGGTCGTTGCCATGTGCCACGAGAAAAAATTCACGCCGGTAATCGTGTTCGCCTTCTCCAAAGCCGAGTGCGAGGCTAATGCGACGGCTATCAGGACTCTCGACATGACTGACGAGGCGGAGAAGAACCTCATCACCGAAATATACCAAAATGCAATGGCGACCCTTGCCGATGACGACCGGACGTTGCCGCAGGCGGTATTCATGCTACCGCTGCTCAGGAAGGGGGTGGGCATTCACCACGGAGGGCTGCTGCCGATTATAAAGGAGATCATAGAAATTCTGTTCCAAGAGGGCCTTATCAAGGTTCTCTTCAGCACTGAAACGTTCTCCATGGGGGTCAACATGCCGGCGAGATGCGTTGTGTTCACCAGTCTCAACAAGTGGGATGGCCAGACCAACCGGCTCATCACGTCTGGCGAGTACATTCAGATGGCCGGGCGTGCAGGCAGGCGCGGTCTGGATGAGCATGGGCTGGTCATTATCATGATGGAGAAGGGGATAAAGCCCGAGGAAGCTAAATCCATATTCATGGGAAAGGCCAATAGGTTGGACAGCTCGTTCCACTTGGGCTACAATATGCTGCTGAACCTCATCCGCATCGAAAACACCACGCCGGAGTTTCTGATCGAACGGTCGTTCCTGCAGTTCCAGAGGGACACCAACGCAAGAAGCTACCAGAGGGAGCTCTTAGCCGTGAGGAAGGAAATGGAGGAAAAGAAGGCGTTGCTGAGGCATGAGGACCTGCTGGAACTCACAAACGTCCACGCATTGCGCAAGGAAATAGCCGACAAAAAGGACGCCGTCGGCCGCCTCGTCTCCAAAGATTTGCGGATGCTGAACTTCCTGAATTTCGGCCGGCTGGTGAAGCTCGAGAATGAGGGCCACGTCTGGGAATGGGGCATAGTGTTCGCGACGCCCAAGGTCAAGGTAAACAGGAGCACCTACGAAAAGCAGAAGTTCTACATTGTGGACTGTTTGGTTCTGTGCGATCGTGCAAGCGTCAGCGGGAACAAAAGGGAGGCGCCATTGCCGACGTCAGATGTCGCCGACGGCCTGTTCGTCGTAGTGCCGTTCTCGATAGACTGCGTCAAGGAAATAAGCCAAATAAGGATGCAGGTGCAGCAGGACTTCAGGGTCAACAGCGAACTTTCCCAAATGCACATGCGAGCGAAATACACACAGCTCCTGGAGTACCTGAAGACACTGCCGTCGGTGCCGATGTTGGACCCCGTGGAACACATCAAAATCGACACCCCCGAGATGAAGGGGCTGCTCAGCCAAATCACCGACCTCGAAAAACGTCTGAGTGGCTGCAAGGTGCTCGCCAGCGGCGACTATGAAACGAAGTACAATCTGTTCATGGACTACGTTAAGAGCCAAACCAAGGAAAGGGAAGTGCTGCGCCAGATCGAGATGTCCAATCAAATCGTCATGAAGGAGGATTTGCGACACATGAAGGCGGTGCTGAAAGAGCTCAACTATGTTGATGAAAACGGCGTCGTCACGATAAAGGGTAACGTCGCGTGCGAAATTAACGCAACAGACGAGCTGGTTGTAGCGGAAATGTTTTTGCGAAACTTTTTCGAAAACATGGAGCCCGAGTACATCTGTGCCTCCCTTAGCTGTCTCGTCGTTGACGAAAAGAAGGAGGACAAGCTGCCGAGCGATCTAAAGCTTGTGGAAGCATTCAAGAAGATTCAGGTGAGTTTGGTGATGTATATGTGAATGATCTAGTGGAGCGTGACATCGGTCTCGCGGGACACGTATTACAACGTGCTCTCATTTGCAGCGTTGAATCGTAAACGCGTTCACAACAACGTTGGGTTTGCATATGTTCATTGGAATGTTTTTACTTTTGAGTGCGTGCAAGTTGATTGGTATGTGCTAAATGCGTCAGTATGACGTGACCTGGTTTTTCCCCTAGAACAGGCGACTGTTGTTCACAGTGTTCTCGTCTTATCAGTTATTTCGTTTGTCCACGTGAGTGTTGGAGTTTTGCATACCAAACTTTGCTTTTAATGCGCTCGTGGTGTCTGAGCATCATGCTGTTCGTTCGCTTCTCATGATTGGCACAGGAAATAGCTCGTGAAATCGCGACAGTAATGGCAGCAAAGCATCTGGATGTGAACGTCGAGGATTTCGTAAAGAAATTCAAGCCGGCTATGATGACGGTGGTCCTCAGGTGGGCGAAGGGGCACTCGTTCACCGAGGTGATGGCGGAATCGAACCTGTTCGAGGGTTCAGTCATCCGATGCGTGAGGTGGGTTCAGCACCGTCGGGGTTCATAATATCGGCGCAGGCGTctggaggagctgctgagGCAGCTGGCATGTACTTCGCGTAACATAGGCAACCTGCAGATGGAGCAGACGTTCGTGACGTGCATCAAGAAATTAAAGAAAGGCATCATTTTCACGTCGTCACTATATTTGTAACCTTTTATCACCTTAGACTTGCCCATTGGCCGACCTTCCACCGAATGTGTAGCCGCGCGGTGCGCGAGATCCAACCCATCGTGGCGCGACAGTAGCGGCAGCCTTCCACGCAGTAACGACGCTGGTATCAAACGGATCACTCTGGTTATATCTAACGGTTCAAAATGGATGAGATGCGGGCGCAGTGGGAAGCCCTAATGGGCAACCTGGAGAATCCCGCCGACCCCAAGGAAACGAAAAGCTTCGAAGACAAGGATGTATGCAAGATGTACCTGGTCGGACTGTGTCCGCACGACCTTTTCGAGAACACGGTAGGCGCCTGTCTGCCGATACTAACGCCCTGCAGAAGCATTACATCGGTCCGTGCGCGCTGCTCCACTGTGACGAGCTGCGAGCGAAGTAAGCACATCCTGTTGCTATCCATCACGCGACGCAGGTACCTGGAGCAGAGGAAGACGCGCTACTACAATTATGAGGCCGAGACCCTGCGATTCATCATACCGCTCATCGAGGATTGCGATCGTCGAGTGCAGAGGGGACGCGTGAGGGTAAATCTATCGCCCCGTAGCATATCAGTGTATTCAGGCCGAGGATGACGTCGCCTGTAAGCAAACGACGCTCGACGATGCAACCATCGCGGAAGCCAAGCGCATCGATGCGGAGATTGAAAAGAAAATGAAAATCGTAAGCTGACAACCTTTACATGATTACGTTGTGTTGTCACAGTATTTGCACGTTAACAATGGTGTAGGCTAACGAGCTGGGGGAGAAGGGAGAGGTCGAAGAATCcttcaagctgctggaggaggCTGAGCTGCTTAAGAAAAACAAGCTGGAGATGCTCGAAAAGGCGGGAGAGACTTCTTACCAGTCGCGCATCAAGCCATGCGACATTTGCGGGGCGTTGCTATCAGGTGGG
This sequence is a window from Babesia bigemina genome assembly Bbig001, chromosome : I. Protein-coding genes within it:
- a CDS encoding DSHCT (NUC185) domain containing DEAD/DEAH box helicase family protein, putative, with amino-acid sequence MDDALSMFDAFAAATTNKVSDYENEGFAKAPKFVDAAQHRLAAQVVLEKLPGGKNCTHHRLKPANYEIPDQPTGEPARTYPFTLDEFQKKSIDCLERGESVLVCAHTSAGKTAVAEYAIAMGLRDKRRIIYTSPIKALSNQKYRNLCDEFVDVGLMTGDVTLNPDASVMVMTTEILRSMLYRGSEIVQEMKWVIFDEVHYMRDAERGVVWEETIILIPQKVHLVFLSATIPNSIEFAEWICRIKNMPCNVISTDYRPTPLQHYIYAPQSNGVYLVVDDSGRFRQDAFLKAVSTLDSVEEGRRKRGRNTKDIESVVAMCHEKKFTPVIVFAFSKAECEANATAIRTLDMTDEAEKNLITEIYQNAMATLADDDRTLPQAVFMLPLLRKGVGIHHGGLLPIIKEIIEILFQEGLIKVLFSTETFSMGVNMPARCVVFTSLNKWDGQTNRLITSGEYIQMAGRAGRRGLDEHGLVIIMMEKGIKPEEAKSIFMGKANRLDSSFHLGYNMLLNLIRIENTTPEFLIERSFLQFQRDTNARSYQRELLAVRKEMEEKKALLRHEDLLELTNVHALRKEIADKKDAVGRLVSKDLRMLNFLNFGRLVKLENEGHVWEWGIVFATPKVKVNRSTYEKQKFYIVDCLVLCDRASVSGNKREAPLPTSDVADGLFVVVPFSIDCVKEISQIRMQVQQDFRVNSELSQMHMRAKYTQLLEYLKTLPSVPMLDPVEHIKIDTPEMKGLLSQITDLEKRLSGCKVLASGDYETKYNLFMDYVKSQTKEREVLRQIEMSNQIVMKEDLRHMKAVLKELNYVDENGVVTIKGNVACEINATDELVVAEMFLRNFFENMEPEYICASLSCLVVDEKKEDKLPSDLKLVEAFKKIQEIAREIATVMAAKHLDVNVEDFVKKFKPAMMTVVLRWAKGHSFTEVMAESNLFEGSVIRCVRRLEELLRQLACTSRNIGNLQMEQTFVTCIKKLKKGIIFTSSLYL